A section of the Pedobacter sp. HDW13 genome encodes:
- a CDS encoding phytanoyl-CoA dioxygenase family protein produces MNQVILPSLNDPISLNEAQINAFRKNGHTLTKGILNAGEVVAFREVINEAAYKYNTETRKLEERDTYGKAFLQIMNLWESDKAVKNFTLAKRFAKIAADLLGVDNVRIYHDQALYKESGGGFTPWHQDQYYWPLSTTNTITMWMPLIDITENMGMLTFASGSHAEGSVKDVAISDESEVELNEYISRKGYSVTRETTMNAGDATWHYGWTLHAAPGNESNVTREVMTIIYFADGATVTKPINKHQEDDRNRWLQGLPPGTKAASDLNPLML; encoded by the coding sequence ATGAACCAAGTTATTTTACCATCGTTAAACGATCCAATCTCTCTGAACGAAGCACAGATCAATGCATTCAGAAAAAACGGGCACACCCTTACAAAAGGAATTTTGAATGCTGGCGAGGTTGTCGCTTTCAGAGAAGTAATTAATGAAGCTGCGTATAAATACAATACAGAAACAAGGAAGCTGGAAGAACGGGATACTTACGGAAAAGCATTTTTGCAGATAATGAACCTTTGGGAATCAGACAAAGCGGTTAAGAACTTTACACTGGCTAAACGCTTCGCAAAAATTGCCGCCGATCTTTTAGGTGTAGACAATGTCCGTATTTATCACGACCAGGCCCTGTATAAAGAGTCAGGTGGAGGTTTTACCCCCTGGCACCAGGATCAATACTATTGGCCACTGAGTACCACCAATACTATAACCATGTGGATGCCTTTAATTGACATTACCGAGAATATGGGCATGCTCACTTTTGCTTCAGGATCACATGCAGAAGGCTCTGTTAAAGATGTCGCCATTTCGGATGAGTCTGAAGTGGAACTGAATGAATATATTAGCCGGAAAGGATATTCAGTAACCAGGGAGACCACAATGAATGCCGGCGATGCAACATGGCACTATGGATGGACATTGCATGCAGCTCCAGGTAATGAATCTAATGTTACAAGAGAGGTAATGACTATCATTTATTTTGCTGACGGCGCTACCGTAACAAAGCCAATCAACAAACACCAGGAAGACGACAGAAACCGCTGGTTGCAGGGTTTGCCGCCCGGTACAAAGGCGGCGAGCGATCTTAATCCTTTGATGTTGTAA
- a CDS encoding AraC family transcriptional regulator: protein MKPAFEAVKTSEHISFIVKKFTERYFSAPYHYHPEYELTLIVKGSGKRYVGTNMQDYFAGDLVMLGANLPHYWKTAEDATEDSVSIVVHFREDFLGDHFFNIPEMKKITQLLKDSSNGIHFTGDTIAARQMMNALLLENNSFKKLIILLDLLHLLATATRYSILQKQNEFALLSFSGIERIHQVFAYIVDNFQHEVSLEAAASIANMSTHAFCKYFKRITRKTFVGVVNDYRVDFAVRELINTDKSISEICYDSGFNDISNFHKTFRSKMDISPLQYRNNFNKQTA from the coding sequence ATGAAGCCGGCATTTGAAGCAGTCAAGACCTCAGAACACATTTCCTTTATTGTGAAGAAGTTTACTGAAAGATATTTCTCAGCGCCTTATCACTATCACCCCGAATATGAGCTAACCCTCATTGTAAAAGGTTCGGGCAAACGGTATGTGGGGACAAACATGCAAGACTATTTTGCTGGCGATCTGGTTATGCTAGGTGCTAACCTTCCACACTATTGGAAAACCGCTGAAGATGCAACAGAGGATTCGGTTTCAATAGTAGTGCATTTCCGCGAAGACTTTCTGGGCGATCATTTCTTCAACATACCGGAGATGAAAAAGATAACACAGCTGTTAAAGGACAGCAGTAACGGTATACACTTTACCGGAGACACTATCGCTGCCCGGCAAATGATGAATGCTCTTTTACTGGAAAACAATAGTTTCAAAAAACTCATAATACTGCTTGACCTGTTGCATCTGCTAGCTACAGCAACCAGGTATTCTATATTGCAAAAACAAAATGAGTTTGCACTGCTATCATTTTCTGGCATAGAGCGCATTCACCAGGTATTTGCTTATATCGTCGACAATTTTCAACATGAGGTTTCACTGGAGGCCGCGGCAAGCATTGCCAATATGTCTACACATGCTTTTTGCAAGTATTTTAAACGGATCACCCGTAAAACCTTTGTTGGGGTTGTTAATGATTACAGGGTCGATTTTGCCGTGCGTGAATTAATCAACACTGACAAATCAATTTCTGAAATCTGTTACGATAGTGGCTTTAACGATATATCCAATTTCCATAAAACGTTTCGTTCAAAAATGGATATTAGTCCCCTGCAGTACCGAAACAATTTTAACAAGCAAACGGCTTAA
- a CDS encoding zinc ribbon domain-containing protein — translation MLEYKATWNNKTVVKIERFFPSSKTCSNYNHLNQDLPLKDRE, via the coding sequence ATGCTTGAGTATAAAGCTACTTGGAATAACAAAACGGTTGTTAAAATAGAGCGCTTCTTTCCAAGCAGCAAGACCTGTTCAAACTATAATCATTTGAACCAAGACCTACCTCTAAAAGATAGAGAATGA
- a CDS encoding ATP-binding protein — MELLIGRIAEKKILSETLASPSSELLAVFGRRRVGKTFLIHSVFQKQLIFELSGVHDANAAEQLLNFSKAIADALGSQLTPAAPKNWTEAFWQLREFATPIIKKRKAVIFFDEFPWLSSHKSGFLSAFEYFWNQWASQQPNLIVVICGSAATWMIKKVVNSKGGLHNRLTRKIRLLPFTLQETEQYLKSKNVHIDRYQMLTIFMAMGGVPHYLKELKKGESATQAIDRLCFTKDGLLSTEFANLYRSLFENADRHISVVRALADKPSGLTRNEIIAACNLKSGGTTSILLEELVESGFITPHLPFQKNASQSIYKLSDEYSLFYLKFIEHSRATGAGTWLKKSSTPSWRSWSGYAFEGICMKHTDNIKQALGISGVFTEASAWRHIPKDGNGAQVDLLLDRQDNVISICEMKFSNTEFAIDKTYAAELRYKLDIFRRESKTKKSLFLAMVTTYGIKNNMYSIGLVQNEVTMDDLFLP, encoded by the coding sequence ATGGAATTGCTCATTGGAAGAATAGCTGAGAAAAAAATATTGTCAGAGACACTTGCCTCGCCTTCATCAGAACTCTTAGCGGTTTTTGGCAGGAGAAGGGTCGGAAAAACTTTTTTGATCCATTCAGTCTTTCAGAAGCAGCTTATTTTTGAACTTTCGGGAGTTCATGATGCGAATGCTGCTGAGCAACTGCTCAATTTCAGCAAGGCCATCGCAGATGCCTTAGGCTCCCAATTAACTCCTGCAGCCCCTAAGAACTGGACAGAAGCCTTCTGGCAACTCAGGGAATTTGCAACCCCTATAATTAAAAAAAGAAAAGCTGTAATTTTCTTTGATGAGTTCCCTTGGTTAAGTTCACATAAATCAGGCTTTCTTTCTGCATTTGAATATTTTTGGAACCAATGGGCCTCACAGCAGCCAAATCTGATTGTGGTTATCTGTGGATCTGCTGCCACTTGGATGATCAAAAAAGTTGTCAACAGCAAAGGAGGCCTGCATAATCGCCTAACGCGTAAAATTCGCCTATTACCTTTCACATTGCAAGAGACAGAACAGTATCTAAAAAGCAAAAATGTCCATATTGACCGCTACCAAATGCTAACCATTTTTATGGCAATGGGCGGTGTGCCACATTATCTAAAAGAGCTCAAAAAAGGGGAAAGTGCTACCCAGGCCATTGATAGGCTCTGCTTCACTAAAGATGGTCTGCTTTCAACAGAATTCGCAAACCTATACCGCTCGCTGTTCGAAAACGCAGACAGGCATATTTCCGTAGTGAGAGCGCTCGCGGATAAACCGTCGGGATTGACAAGAAACGAAATTATAGCGGCATGTAACCTAAAGAGTGGAGGAACTACGAGTATTTTACTTGAGGAGCTTGTGGAGTCAGGCTTCATTACACCGCACCTGCCTTTCCAGAAGAATGCCAGTCAGAGCATTTACAAACTCAGCGACGAATACAGCCTTTTCTATCTTAAATTTATCGAACATTCCCGTGCCACTGGTGCAGGGACATGGCTAAAAAAATCATCGACGCCTTCTTGGAGGAGTTGGAGTGGTTATGCCTTTGAAGGGATCTGCATGAAGCATACCGATAATATTAAGCAGGCACTGGGTATTTCCGGAGTGTTCACTGAAGCATCAGCTTGGCGGCATATTCCAAAAGATGGAAACGGTGCACAAGTTGATCTGTTGCTAGACAGACAGGATAATGTGATAAGCATCTGTGAAATGAAGTTTTCAAATACTGAGTTCGCAATAGATAAAACCTATGCTGCCGAGTTACGGTACAAGCTTGATATATTCCGTCGGGAGAGCAAAACTAAAAAATCACTGTTCCTAGCCATGGTTACAACCTATGGCATTAAAAACAACATGTATTCTATTGGCCTGGTACAGAACGAAGTTACCATGGATGATTTGTTTTTACCTTAG
- a CDS encoding Crp/Fnr family transcriptional regulator, with product MEALINAQTFPVHYRKHSFIVTPNDTNRYIYLIMKGVVRGFYKDSGFEITTWICHENEIVGAINNPWKDEPSHGYIQALEDVELIAVPRELITMLYGNFSEADIIGRKMMELYYRVAYDRALICQVRSATGRYRYLLKVFPWMIGRVPLIFIASFLGLRLETLSRTRASEIRKKTIDHGLNL from the coding sequence ATGGAAGCACTTATCAATGCCCAGACTTTTCCTGTCCACTACCGCAAACATAGCTTTATAGTCACCCCAAATGACACGAATCGCTACATTTACCTGATAATGAAAGGTGTTGTAAGGGGATTTTACAAAGATTCAGGGTTTGAGATTACTACCTGGATTTGTCACGAGAATGAGATAGTGGGGGCTATAAATAACCCATGGAAAGATGAGCCTTCACATGGCTATATTCAGGCTTTAGAGGATGTAGAACTCATTGCAGTCCCCCGTGAATTAATTACCATGCTTTATGGGAATTTTTCGGAGGCTGATATCATAGGTAGAAAGATGATGGAACTTTATTATCGGGTAGCATATGATAGGGCATTAATTTGTCAAGTTCGCTCGGCCACTGGACGCTATCGGTATTTACTTAAAGTATTCCCCTGGATGATAGGCCGGGTGCCCTTAATCTTTATTGCTTCATTTCTAGGCTTAAGATTAGAAACATTAAGTAGGACCCGGGCAAGCGAAATCAGAAAAAAAACAATTGACCATGGTCTTAACCTTTAA